The following proteins are co-located in the Pedobacter sp. FW305-3-2-15-E-R2A2 genome:
- a CDS encoding RagB/SusD family nutrient uptake outer membrane protein, with translation MKAIPIFLLAGLLMTASCKKYLDVVPAEYTTDKEVFNNINLTEQALARLYNALPNDLGSNISAYTDETYHHWFDNSGAIDAYKFNLGSWSNTDNPQDNWSGKYQDIRRANIFISRIDNVPVPLNRGDYYAIWKPRYKAEARFLRAQFYFELFKRYGAVPIMTNSEDIDPRDIEKTLVYRNSVDEVVNFIVAECTAISTELPLSHDNAQIGRITKGAALALKARTLLYAASPLFNGNSLYSGIKNSDGKSLFGGTYDKEKWKKAADAAKEVIDLGVYALYSPFPTNPVQNYAAQFYTRDYSETILPRIIGNGTGFDGDHLPNGQPFRGNGKLTPLVELVNAYEMNNGYPINEPGSGYEATGTWSGQLWDGLKFQEVSNISNWYKNRDPRLYASIMFQYSVWRLDAAKRPARYAYWGSTGAQGDGWVAGKAGTSPWGYNIRKFLSPEYDRNSNTGTGRRNFPIFRLAEIYLGYAEAMNEYLDQPDNRVYEYLNLVRQRVNMPGLPLLATDNTKIGMRKRIQNERRVELAFEGHRFWDVRRWMIAKTVDNGAVNVMNARPSTEELTATGLNITTEAAGVAVFYKPVVIQTRVFTDKHYLMPVPQNEIDKDPNLVQNYGW, from the coding sequence ATGAAAGCGATACCTATATTTCTACTTGCAGGACTGCTGATGACAGCCTCCTGTAAAAAATACCTCGACGTAGTACCCGCCGAGTATACGACCGATAAAGAAGTCTTTAACAATATCAATTTAACGGAGCAGGCACTGGCACGGTTGTACAATGCACTTCCAAATGATTTGGGCTCAAATATTTCTGCCTATACAGATGAAACCTATCACCATTGGTTTGATAACTCAGGAGCAATAGATGCTTATAAGTTTAACCTGGGTAGCTGGAGCAATACCGATAACCCACAGGACAACTGGTCGGGAAAATACCAGGACATCAGAAGGGCCAACATTTTCATTTCCCGAATCGATAATGTACCTGTGCCACTTAACCGGGGCGATTATTACGCGATATGGAAACCGCGCTATAAAGCGGAAGCACGTTTCCTGAGGGCGCAGTTTTATTTTGAACTGTTCAAGAGGTATGGTGCCGTGCCGATCATGACGAACAGTGAAGACATTGATCCCCGTGACATCGAAAAGACCCTGGTTTACCGCAACTCAGTTGATGAGGTGGTGAACTTTATCGTTGCTGAATGTACCGCAATTTCGACAGAACTTCCTTTGAGCCATGATAATGCTCAGATCGGCCGGATTACCAAAGGTGCGGCACTGGCGCTAAAAGCCAGAACTTTGCTCTATGCAGCCAGTCCTTTATTCAATGGTAATAGCTTGTACTCAGGGATTAAAAATTCAGATGGCAAGTCCTTGTTTGGAGGAACCTATGATAAAGAAAAATGGAAAAAGGCGGCAGATGCAGCTAAAGAGGTGATCGACCTGGGCGTCTATGCATTGTATAGTCCTTTCCCTACAAATCCGGTTCAAAATTACGCAGCTCAATTCTACACCAGGGATTATAGCGAAACGATTCTGCCCAGAATCATTGGCAATGGAACAGGTTTCGATGGGGATCACCTCCCAAATGGTCAGCCCTTTAGGGGAAACGGAAAGCTGACCCCACTCGTGGAACTCGTCAATGCTTATGAAATGAACAACGGTTATCCCATAAATGAACCCGGTTCAGGTTACGAAGCGACAGGAACCTGGAGTGGTCAGCTTTGGGATGGACTGAAGTTTCAGGAGGTTAGCAATATATCTAATTGGTATAAAAACCGTGACCCAAGGTTATATGCTTCTATTATGTTCCAGTATTCGGTATGGCGCTTGGACGCGGCGAAACGTCCAGCCAGGTATGCTTATTGGGGTTCCACTGGTGCGCAGGGCGATGGCTGGGTGGCGGGTAAAGCCGGAACCAGTCCCTGGGGTTATAACATCCGTAAATTCCTGAGTCCGGAATATGACAGGAATTCAAATACAGGTACAGGAAGACGCAATTTTCCAATATTCAGGCTGGCAGAAATCTACTTAGGCTATGCTGAAGCGATGAACGAATACCTGGACCAACCGGATAACCGGGTTTATGAATATCTGAATCTGGTAAGACAGCGGGTAAATATGCCAGGACTGCCCTTATTGGCGACAGACAATACGAAGATCGGGATGCGCAAGCGGATCCAGAACGAAAGACGTGTTGAGTTGGCCTTTGAAGGCCATAGGTTCTGGGATGTAAGAAGGTGGATGATCGCGAAAACTGTAGATAATGGCGCTGTAAACGTGATGAATGCACGCCCTTCAACGGAGGAATTGACGGCCACCGGCTTAAACATCACTACTGAAGCAGCCGGAGTTGCAGTATTTTACAAACCGGTAGTGATTCAAACCCGGGTATTTACAGATAAACATTATTTAATGCCTGTCCCGCAGAATGAAATTGATAAAGACCCAAATCTGGTACAGAATTATGGATGGTAG
- a CDS encoding TonB-dependent receptor, with protein sequence MGKSLYALAVLVLLCGFSTIATAALSSGQKKLNDKLIKGMVVDSAGIPLPGVSIFVKNKRNIGTTTDVDGKYQISLPDGASTLIFSFVGFVSQEVQVGSGSSLNVILKEVKSDLSEVVVVAYGTQKKNNVTGSVASVGTADLLRTPTASLTNSLAGRLPGLTTIQNSGNPGADGSALNIRGFGTYQGKDPLVLVDGIENAIDRIDANEVETISILKDAAATAVFGMKGANGVLLVTTKRGQAGKPVVSLTSQLSIQSPVRLPEYLDSYDALTLFREALHNDKLNANQYTDEYLAKFRDRSNPTYEYLYPNVDWHEELLKKHSLMNQTNLNISGGSATARYFVSGSYLGQQGLYKYDDLNDYNINAYLNKYNFRSNVDINVTKHLSLEINLTNVVRDRNYPNEDTNSFWAELRNTPAYLYPLKNPDGSIPAQRNMPASPYGRLTQYGYKRNFENTLSAIGGISLQMPFVTPGLSFRTRFAFDAQNFRDITRQRNYSTSRFSIDENEPDLSKGVYEEMSTGDGLLGFSVVADGSRRSTYEAYLNYDRTFASKHAVTSMIRYNQTTRFTNTANAVEALPFKQLGLVGRINYSYDRRYVLGFDAGYNGSENFATGRRMGFFPAVSASWVISNEAFLQKSDVINLLKLRGSIGTVGVDNSVGRFAYLSTWTTGGGSGYRFGKDADGDSFGSAQESRTGNQFLTWERARKTNLGLDVELFKQSIVFTADVFQEKRTQILTEAKIIPDVMGIESLPAINAGIVSNKGFETELTWRKKINNGSIMLRGSYSYSTNRIDYAAEPNYALPYRGMKGTQIYEVQGLTALGLFRDQSDIDASPVQQFGAVRPGDIKYLDRNGDGVINTQDAGYLGKIARPKSIVGLTAAFTFRQFDLNVLLQGAYGGTRWLEGTSAWAFSSNSSVLADYMDKRWTDANPNPNASYPKLSSSNNVNNNQRSTFWLRSSNYLRIKNAELGYTLPKLLVKRIRLNNVRLFANGLNLYTWDKLKIFDPETSDSFGDYPQQRVVNFGLNISM encoded by the coding sequence ATGGGAAAATCTCTATATGCCCTTGCTGTCTTAGTGCTGCTGTGTGGCTTTTCTACAATCGCCACAGCTGCGCTCAGCTCAGGACAGAAAAAGTTAAATGATAAGCTGATCAAAGGGATGGTCGTCGATTCTGCGGGAATCCCTTTACCCGGCGTTTCCATCTTTGTCAAAAACAAACGCAACATTGGCACCACAACTGATGTAGATGGTAAATATCAGATCAGTCTTCCAGATGGTGCTTCTACACTCATCTTCAGCTTTGTCGGCTTTGTAAGCCAGGAAGTGCAGGTTGGTTCCGGTTCGAGCCTCAATGTCATCCTGAAGGAGGTCAAATCCGACCTGAGCGAAGTGGTCGTCGTAGCCTACGGCACCCAAAAGAAAAACAACGTAACCGGATCGGTGGCTTCCGTGGGAACTGCAGATCTGCTTCGGACCCCAACCGCAAGTTTAACAAATAGCCTGGCTGGCCGCCTTCCGGGATTAACCACCATCCAGAATAGTGGAAACCCGGGTGCAGATGGTTCTGCACTGAACATCCGTGGATTCGGAACCTATCAGGGTAAAGATCCACTGGTTTTAGTGGATGGGATCGAAAATGCCATAGACCGTATCGATGCCAATGAAGTGGAAACCATCAGTATCCTGAAAGATGCTGCAGCTACTGCAGTTTTTGGAATGAAAGGTGCAAACGGGGTATTACTGGTGACCACCAAACGAGGTCAGGCAGGAAAACCGGTCGTATCCTTAACTTCACAGCTATCGATACAATCACCGGTAAGGCTTCCCGAATACCTGGATTCTTATGATGCGCTCACCTTATTCCGTGAAGCACTCCATAATGATAAACTGAATGCCAATCAATATACTGACGAATACCTGGCCAAGTTCCGCGACCGGAGTAATCCAACTTACGAATACCTGTATCCGAACGTAGACTGGCATGAGGAATTGTTGAAAAAACATTCTTTGATGAACCAGACGAACTTAAATATCAGCGGAGGTTCTGCCACTGCAAGGTACTTTGTATCTGGCTCTTACCTTGGGCAGCAGGGCTTGTATAAATATGATGACCTGAACGATTACAACATCAATGCTTATCTGAATAAATACAACTTCAGAAGCAATGTAGACATCAACGTGACCAAACACCTGAGCCTGGAAATTAACCTGACCAATGTGGTGAGGGACCGCAATTATCCAAATGAAGATACCAACAGCTTCTGGGCAGAACTGAGGAACACACCTGCATACCTTTATCCTTTGAAAAACCCGGATGGTTCCATACCCGCACAAAGAAACATGCCGGCGAGTCCATACGGCAGACTTACGCAATACGGTTATAAGCGTAATTTTGAAAACACCCTATCGGCCATCGGTGGGATCAGCCTGCAGATGCCATTCGTTACGCCGGGCCTGAGTTTCAGAACCCGCTTTGCTTTCGATGCTCAGAACTTCCGGGACATTACCCGCCAGCGTAATTATTCGACTTCCCGGTTCAGTATCGACGAGAATGAACCTGACCTGAGTAAAGGAGTGTATGAAGAAATGAGCACCGGAGATGGCTTACTTGGCTTTTCGGTGGTCGCAGATGGAAGCCGCAGGTCCACCTACGAGGCCTACCTGAATTACGATCGGACTTTTGCATCGAAACATGCAGTAACGAGCATGATCCGTTACAATCAAACGACACGCTTTACCAACACAGCGAATGCAGTAGAGGCGCTTCCTTTCAAACAATTAGGACTGGTGGGAAGGATTAATTATTCCTACGACCGCCGTTATGTGCTGGGTTTTGACGCGGGTTATAATGGGTCCGAAAACTTCGCTACGGGCCGCAGAATGGGATTTTTTCCTGCTGTTTCTGCATCATGGGTGATTTCCAACGAAGCTTTTCTGCAAAAGTCTGATGTCATCAACCTGCTAAAACTACGGGGCTCTATCGGGACGGTGGGCGTAGACAACAGCGTGGGCCGATTTGCCTACCTGAGCACCTGGACCACCGGCGGAGGCAGTGGCTATCGATTTGGAAAAGATGCAGATGGCGACAGCTTTGGCAGTGCACAGGAAAGCCGGACAGGGAATCAGTTCCTGACCTGGGAAAGAGCCAGAAAAACCAACCTGGGCCTGGATGTAGAATTGTTTAAACAAAGTATCGTTTTTACTGCTGATGTGTTCCAGGAGAAGCGTACACAAATCCTCACAGAGGCGAAGATCATCCCGGACGTCATGGGGATCGAGAGCCTCCCGGCGATTAATGCAGGTATCGTCAGCAATAAAGGATTTGAAACGGAACTGACCTGGCGCAAAAAGATCAATAACGGTTCGATAATGCTGCGTGGATCTTATTCCTATTCGACGAATAGGATAGACTATGCGGCCGAACCGAATTATGCATTGCCCTACCGTGGCATGAAAGGTACACAGATTTATGAAGTGCAGGGCTTAACTGCACTGGGACTCTTTAGAGATCAGTCCGACATCGACGCCAGTCCTGTACAACAATTTGGCGCGGTACGGCCGGGCGACATCAAATATCTGGACCGAAATGGAGATGGAGTGATCAATACTCAGGATGCCGGTTATTTAGGGAAAATTGCAAGACCCAAATCTATCGTCGGTTTAACTGCCGCATTTACGTTCAGACAATTTGACCTGAATGTCCTGTTGCAAGGCGCATACGGAGGAACGAGATGGCTTGAAGGCACTTCTGCCTGGGCCTTTTCTTCAAATAGTTCGGTCCTGGCGGATTATATGGATAAGCGCTGGACAGATGCCAATCCGAATCCAAATGCAAGCTATCCGAAATTGTCCTCTTCCAACAATGTGAACAACAACCAGAGGTCTACTTTCTGGCTGCGCTCCTCCAATTATTTACGCATCAAGAATGCGGAACTTGGCTATACGCTTCCAAAACTGCTGGTCAAACGGATTAGACTCAACAATGTAAGGCTCTTTGCCAATGGACTGAACCTGTACACCTGGGATAAACTGAAGATCTTCGACCCGGAGACTTCCGACAGTTTTGGCGATTACCCTCAGCAAAGGGTAGTGAATTTTGGTTTGAATATATCGATGTAA
- a CDS encoding PhzF family phenazine biosynthesis protein produces the protein MKKNNMMKLTIYQVDAFSQQVFKGNPAAVCPLREWLADEVLLNIANLYLTCFLRSCFAVTF, from the coding sequence TTGAAAAAAAATAATATGATGAAATTGACGATCTACCAGGTTGATGCCTTCTCGCAGCAGGTGTTTAAAGGAAACCCTGCAGCAGTATGCCCTTTAAGAGAATGGTTGGCCGATGAGGTGTTATTGAATATCGCAAATCTATATTTAACCTGTTTTCTCCGGAGTTGCTTTGCAGTCACATTCTAA
- a CDS encoding GNAT family N-acetyltransferase — MHIIKYTPVFRERCIEIFKSNLPKFFAPGELQLFEAFLDHHTEDHYYVIEDGGQVLCCGGIFLEKETDEAGLSWGMVHAEYHLKGIGKLLTQYRIDLLKKLYPTKIYKVETSQHTAKFYEKNGFKTVGIVPDGFGKGIDKHIMKMALTTPL; from the coding sequence ATGCATATTATAAAATACACACCTGTCTTCAGAGAGAGATGTATCGAAATCTTTAAAAGCAATTTACCTAAATTTTTTGCTCCGGGGGAATTGCAATTATTTGAAGCATTTTTAGATCATCATACTGAAGATCATTACTATGTTATCGAGGATGGTGGGCAGGTGCTCTGTTGCGGTGGAATCTTTCTGGAAAAGGAAACGGATGAAGCGGGCCTGTCCTGGGGAATGGTACATGCCGAATACCACCTGAAAGGAATAGGTAAACTGCTTACTCAATATAGGATAGACCTGTTAAAGAAATTATACCCTACCAAAATCTACAAAGTGGAGACTTCCCAGCATACCGCAAAATTTTATGAAAAAAATGGATTTAAGACGGTGGGTATTGTACCAGATGGGTTTGGTAAGGGAATCGATAAACATATCATGAAAATGGCCCTTACCACACCCTTATAA
- a CDS encoding family 43 glycosylhydrolase — protein sequence MKMTLFVKMGLAMMFLTASCQKEITAIMADDGAAEKAEVVIAAAPPPGTLIDGATYRIRGLSALPAGPVVEVTGNSTAEDAKIQQWSWFPNNGQKWKLSKFDATYYKLINVTSNKCLESPSSISGDILQQGTDTTADAQLWSIAYSGSNNSYSLTNKATGMKMVVDPENATPGTKIRQKNTVSGTQDLFNFHNVNFQNPLIDASRADPYVAEKDGYYYFMYTRGNNIGLRKTRTMSLVSNAPETVVWTPPAGTAYTSNIWAPELHFLSGKWYIYFAAEDGAGDSHRMYVLENANADPMTGTWTFKGKITDSSDQWAIDGSILTIGSANYFIWSGWENIASKYKQYIYLAAMSDPWTISGPRVKISSPTHDWEKHEPGFIGAGVNEGPIMLQKDAGSPVFIIYSASRYSSDNYCLAQIQLKSGGNPTVAADWINKKQVFVRNDANGVYGPGHNGFFRSSYTDPNGVSTTENWFIYHARSAPNAPNGARTARMQKLSWNADGSPNFGIATATGVNIPIPVGE from the coding sequence ATGAAAATGACATTATTTGTTAAAATGGGCCTTGCCATGATGTTTTTAACGGCTTCATGTCAGAAAGAAATCACAGCAATCATGGCTGATGACGGGGCCGCAGAAAAGGCGGAAGTCGTCATCGCTGCTGCACCTCCACCGGGTACACTGATTGACGGCGCCACCTATCGCATCAGAGGACTCTCGGCTTTACCCGCCGGCCCCGTAGTAGAAGTAACGGGCAATTCAACAGCTGAGGATGCAAAGATTCAGCAGTGGTCCTGGTTTCCAAATAACGGGCAGAAATGGAAATTATCTAAATTTGATGCAACCTACTATAAGCTGATCAATGTAACGAGTAATAAATGTCTGGAATCACCCTCGTCCATATCCGGCGACATTCTACAACAGGGTACTGATACTACAGCCGATGCTCAGCTCTGGTCTATTGCGTATTCCGGCAGTAACAATAGCTATTCGCTGACCAATAAAGCTACCGGCATGAAAATGGTCGTTGATCCGGAAAATGCCACACCCGGAACCAAAATAAGGCAGAAAAATACGGTATCCGGCACGCAGGATCTATTTAATTTTCACAATGTCAACTTTCAAAATCCGCTCATTGATGCCAGCAGGGCAGACCCTTATGTAGCAGAAAAAGATGGTTATTATTATTTCATGTACACCCGGGGGAACAACATAGGCCTCAGGAAAACCAGGACCATGTCGCTGGTCTCAAACGCTCCGGAAACCGTAGTCTGGACCCCACCGGCAGGTACGGCTTACACTTCAAATATATGGGCGCCTGAACTGCATTTCCTTTCCGGCAAGTGGTATATTTATTTTGCCGCGGAAGACGGAGCAGGCGACAGCCATCGCATGTATGTGCTCGAAAATGCCAATGCCGATCCAATGACCGGAACCTGGACATTTAAAGGCAAAATAACGGATTCAAGTGATCAATGGGCCATTGATGGTTCGATATTAACCATCGGATCAGCGAACTATTTCATTTGGTCGGGATGGGAAAATATTGCCAGCAAGTACAAGCAATATATTTATCTCGCCGCCATGTCTGATCCATGGACCATCAGTGGTCCGAGAGTGAAAATATCGTCACCAACCCATGATTGGGAGAAACATGAGCCGGGTTTCATCGGCGCAGGCGTAAATGAAGGGCCAATCATGCTGCAAAAAGATGCCGGTAGCCCGGTGTTTATCATCTATTCTGCCAGCAGGTATTCTAGTGATAATTATTGTCTTGCACAGATCCAGTTGAAAAGCGGTGGCAATCCTACCGTAGCTGCCGATTGGATTAATAAAAAACAGGTGTTCGTTAGAAATGATGCAAACGGCGTTTACGGACCGGGACACAATGGTTTTTTCCGGAGCAGCTATACCGATCCTAATGGCGTTTCCACAACTGAAAACTGGTTCATTTACCACGCACGCAGTGCGCCAAATGCCCCTAATGGCGCGCGTACGGCAAGAATGCAAAAGCTCAGCTGGAATGCCGATGGCTCACCCAATTTTGGTATCGCCACTGCAACAGGTGTCAACATTCCCATTCCCGTCGGAGAGTAA
- a CDS encoding two-component regulator propeller domain-containing protein, whose protein sequence is MRPLLSFVSFQVMLFLAVFNCEGQSYYFKHYQADDGLAHNSVTSILQDNKGMMWIGGRGGLNRFDGYSFKTYKNKNDKFGNIGNNIVTTILEDKKGILWVGTGKGIFKYDPYQEVFSPMEMAPLHYISHILADDQNNLYFLADKKLYQYLSKEQRVLNLNIQASCLAIDEKMNLWLGNDDGMIQKYNPSSKSILNIRIIDRQVPANLRPISKIFPTKGDELLVGCFKQGLKSYHTKTGVVRSLALSDSKNSDIYVRDISAGEDQEYWVATESGIYIYNLTTGASHNLHKRYGDPYALADNAVYAVYKDNQGGMWAGTFFGGLNYYSKENARFEKYYPRFGVNSISGSAVREICSDNQGNLWIGTEDAGLNKMNLKTGIFTHYTASGRKGDVSYPNIHGLFALDDQLYIGPFYHGLDIMNMRTGKVTKSFKVIGDKNDQISDFVLSIYLTKDSTLLIGTAYEGSGLFKFERKQQRFSRIKEIPYNSYVFGIMEDKKGYIWTGSETQGAFYYHPKTGRHGNIRFGDKVRDKIINEFPVYGILEDSNHALWFTTEGGGVIRLSPDRKSFKKFTTKNGLPSNVTYRILEDDAKNLWISSLKGLICFNMRTGQFKIYTQSNGLITDQFNFNSAYKDNNGKMYFGSVKGMIAFDPKAFEKKGLSPPTYITGFQINNKEIIPGLSDSPLSKSILHTDSLVLSYDQNNFSIEFAALNYSSPEVTRYEYLMQGLDKNRTYLSSNRKAYFTDLSAGDYTFLVRAKSNVDDWRGQERKLFIKILPPFWKSYTAYFFYLCVFSFLLFWSVRYYHRRLERKNLNKLQLFEHEKEKEIYQAKIEFFTNIAHEIQTPLTLIVGPVERLISKTAEQPGIKKSLLMVEKNAKRLAELTSQLLDFRKTEMDQFGLNFVNIDISALLKEQVAVFAAEAEKSQISLSLELPKKHVVVFADREALVRICSNLISNAIKYGVATTTISLAEVLPEDEHFTIRFSNDGKGIPDEFKEQIFKPFFRIHSKDKPGTGIGLSLAKSLTELHNGSLILVSGATDKIVFELTLPVHQQIEFKLSSWKKIK, encoded by the coding sequence ATGCGCCCCTTACTTTCATTTGTTTCTTTTCAAGTGATGTTATTTCTTGCAGTTTTTAACTGCGAAGGACAGTCTTATTATTTTAAACATTACCAGGCAGATGATGGCCTGGCGCACAATTCTGTGACCTCCATCCTGCAAGACAACAAGGGCATGATGTGGATTGGCGGCCGGGGTGGCCTCAATCGTTTTGATGGCTATAGTTTTAAAACCTATAAAAACAAAAATGATAAGTTTGGCAACATCGGGAATAATATTGTCACGACGATCTTAGAAGATAAAAAAGGGATTCTTTGGGTGGGTACAGGAAAAGGGATTTTTAAATATGATCCCTATCAGGAAGTGTTCAGTCCGATGGAAATGGCACCTCTGCATTACATCAGTCATATACTGGCCGACGATCAGAATAACCTGTACTTTTTAGCAGATAAGAAGCTGTATCAATACCTTTCTAAAGAACAACGGGTACTGAACCTGAATATCCAGGCTTCCTGCCTCGCTATTGATGAAAAGATGAACTTGTGGTTGGGAAATGATGATGGTATGATACAAAAGTACAATCCCAGCAGCAAATCGATCCTGAACATCAGGATCATAGACCGGCAGGTTCCGGCAAATTTGCGCCCTATCAGTAAAATATTTCCTACAAAAGGAGATGAACTTTTAGTGGGTTGCTTTAAGCAGGGGCTGAAAAGTTACCATACGAAGACCGGAGTTGTCAGGTCTTTAGCCCTATCCGACAGTAAAAACAGCGATATCTATGTACGTGACATCAGTGCTGGTGAAGATCAGGAATACTGGGTGGCCACAGAATCCGGCATTTATATTTACAACCTTACAACCGGGGCCAGTCATAACCTGCATAAACGTTACGGAGACCCCTACGCCCTTGCTGATAATGCCGTTTATGCCGTATACAAAGACAATCAGGGTGGAATGTGGGCAGGAACATTTTTCGGCGGACTAAACTACTATTCAAAAGAGAATGCCAGATTTGAAAAGTATTATCCCAGGTTTGGTGTGAACTCCATATCCGGCAGTGCGGTGCGGGAGATCTGCTCAGATAACCAGGGGAACCTATGGATCGGTACTGAAGATGCGGGCCTTAATAAGATGAACCTAAAAACGGGAATATTTACCCATTATACCGCATCAGGTAGAAAGGGCGATGTTTCTTATCCGAATATACATGGTCTATTTGCGCTTGACGACCAATTGTACATTGGCCCGTTTTATCATGGCCTGGACATCATGAATATGCGTACCGGCAAAGTAACCAAAAGCTTTAAAGTGATCGGTGATAAAAATGACCAGATCAGTGATTTTGTCCTGTCCATTTACCTGACCAAAGACAGCACGCTCCTGATCGGTACCGCTTATGAGGGGTCAGGCTTGTTCAAATTTGAGCGAAAGCAGCAGCGCTTTTCACGGATTAAAGAAATACCTTATAATTCCTATGTTTTTGGCATCATGGAGGACAAGAAAGGCTACATCTGGACTGGTAGTGAAACTCAGGGCGCATTTTATTATCACCCTAAAACCGGCAGGCATGGAAACATTCGTTTTGGAGATAAGGTCAGGGATAAAATCATCAATGAATTTCCGGTATATGGGATCCTGGAGGACAGCAACCATGCCCTTTGGTTTACGACTGAAGGTGGTGGTGTAATCCGTTTAAGCCCTGACCGGAAAAGCTTTAAAAAATTCACCACCAAAAACGGGCTGCCCAGCAATGTGACCTACAGAATACTGGAAGATGACGCTAAAAATTTATGGATCAGTTCGCTAAAAGGTTTGATCTGCTTTAATATGCGTACCGGGCAATTCAAAATCTATACCCAATCCAATGGGCTGATCACCGACCAGTTCAATTTCAATTCAGCTTATAAGGACAACAATGGCAAAATGTACTTCGGCTCCGTTAAGGGAATGATCGCATTTGACCCTAAAGCTTTTGAAAAAAAGGGACTAAGCCCGCCTACTTATATTACCGGATTCCAGATCAACAATAAAGAAATCATACCCGGCTTATCCGATAGTCCGCTAAGCAAATCTATTTTACATACAGATAGCCTGGTACTTTCTTACGACCAAAACAACTTCAGCATTGAATTTGCCGCATTAAACTACTCTTCTCCTGAAGTGACCCGTTATGAATACCTGATGCAGGGACTGGACAAAAACCGCACTTACCTGAGCAGTAACCGCAAAGCTTATTTTACCGATCTGTCTGCGGGTGATTACACCTTTTTAGTGCGGGCAAAGAGCAATGTGGATGACTGGAGGGGTCAGGAACGTAAGCTTTTCATTAAGATTCTTCCCCCTTTTTGGAAAAGTTACACGGCCTATTTCTTCTATCTATGCGTCTTTTCCTTCCTGTTATTCTGGTCTGTACGCTATTATCACCGTCGCCTGGAACGTAAAAACCTAAATAAACTCCAGCTATTTGAACATGAAAAAGAGAAGGAGATTTATCAGGCAAAAATTGAGTTTTTTACCAATATTGCGCACGAAATACAGACCCCGTTAACATTGATTGTAGGGCCGGTAGAAAGATTGATCAGCAAGACCGCGGAGCAACCGGGTATCAAAAAAAGTTTGCTTATGGTCGAGAAAAATGCCAAACGTTTAGCCGAACTGACCAGCCAGCTGCTGGATTTCCGTAAAACAGAAATGGACCAGTTCGGGTTAAACTTTGTCAACATTGACATCAGTGCTTTATTAAAAGAACAGGTTGCGGTATTTGCGGCAGAGGCTGAAAAAAGTCAGATTTCTTTAAGTCTGGAGCTTCCGAAAAAACATGTTGTCGTTTTTGCAGACAGAGAAGCCCTGGTTAGAATCTGCAGTAATCTGATCTCCAATGCCATAAAATATGGCGTTGCTACCACCACCATCAGTTTAGCCGAAGTTCTTCCTGAGGACGAGCATTTTACCATTCGGTTTAGTAACGACGGCAAGGGCATACCTGATGAATTTAAAGAACAAATTTTTAAACCTTTCTTTAGAATACACAGCAAGGATAAACCGGGTACAGGAATTGGACTTTCATTGGCCAAATCCCTGACCGAATTACACAATGGATCGTTAATACTGGTCTCCGGAGCTACGGACAAGATCGTTTTTGAGTTAACCTTGCCGGTACATCAACAAATTGAATTTAAATTGAGTAGTTGGAAAAAGATAAAATAA
- a CDS encoding DUF1801 domain-containing protein: MDVQEQIKTCITSQPEAKRRDMQELHQLLLEILPGCRLWFDNGKNSENKTVSNPTIGYGFQIIKYANGKTMDFFQIGLSANKTGISIYILGLKDKTYLVRTYGEKLGKASVTGYCIRFKTLKDINLEVLEAAIRYGAESRDEEN; encoded by the coding sequence ATGGACGTACAGGAACAAATCAAAACGTGTATTACCAGCCAACCTGAAGCAAAGCGTAGAGATATGCAGGAGTTACACCAGCTCCTACTTGAGATTTTGCCAGGTTGTAGATTATGGTTCGACAATGGTAAAAACAGTGAAAATAAAACGGTTAGTAACCCTACTATAGGCTATGGATTTCAGATCATAAAATATGCCAATGGAAAGACTATGGATTTTTTTCAAATTGGTTTGAGCGCCAACAAAACCGGAATCTCTATCTACATTCTTGGTTTAAAGGATAAGACCTATTTAGTCCGAACCTATGGAGAAAAACTAGGCAAAGCGAGCGTGACCGGATATTGTATTCGGTTCAAAACGTTAAAAGATATAAACCTTGAGGTACTTGAAGCAGCAATACGATATGGTGCTGAGTCCCGGGATGAAGAAAATTAA